The following proteins come from a genomic window of Sesamum indicum cultivar Zhongzhi No. 13 linkage group LG10, S_indicum_v1.0, whole genome shotgun sequence:
- the LOC105172664 gene encoding uncharacterized protein LOC105172664 isoform X5, giving the protein MDKFLDDLFAKRGSVREGALSSIVDGLNLNYLHQFAGKNFATLLYRCLNSFKKGSSKEIVLASRALGLLSITVGCGDNAHELYKESLPLISQALRSRTESLLLSVIDCLAIATFVGANDFEETEAAMQIIWHFINLKPGDNVVVSKQPASVLSAAISTWSLLLTTVNGWNLNHNYWRGAIPYFLNLLEVDDQSVCMVAGQAIALICEMGFLEKFAECSYKNCEWMEQLFPEFFGSFRASLKIGKHRLQLHSLSQLLQVNFIKRFLGRGFVPHMVENEFLHDVFNFTPRKQESGVELYSSEREEAVVHLFVPETRQRDGEDDFGRAHRPQRSAYRKAKTQLLNKQRMLKGEELRPYDD; this is encoded by the exons ATGGATAAGTTTTTGGATGATTTATTCGCCAAAAG GGGTTCTGTAAGAGAGGGAGCATTATCTTCGATTGTTGATGGCCTCAATTTGAACTATCTCCACCAGTTTGCTGGGAAAAA TTTTGCGACTTTACTATACCGATGTCTAAATTCTTTCAAGAAGGGATCTTCCAAGGAGATTGTTTTAGCTTCTCGTGCCCTTG GTCTCTTGTCAATCACTGTAGGTTGTGGGGATAATGCTCATGAACTTTACAAGGAGTCACTTCCACTTATATCACAAGCTCTGAGATCTAGGACTGAATCATTATTGTTATCT GTGATCGACTGTTTAGCTATTGCCACTTTCGTTGGTGCAAATGATTTCGAGGAGACAGAAGCTGCGATGCAGATAATATGGcactttattaatttgaaaccAGGTGATAAT GTTGTAGTCAGTAAACAGCCAGCTTCTGTTCTGTCTGCTGCTATCTCTACGTGGTCACTTCTTCTCACAACTGTCAATGGCTGGAACCTTAATCACAATTACTGGCGGGG AGCAATTCCCTACTTTCTGAATCTACTAGAAGTGGATGATCAATCTGTTTGCATGGTGGCTGGTCAGGCTATTGCTTTAATATGTGAAATGGGATTTCTCGAGAAATTTGCTG AGTGCAGCTACAAAAACTGTGAATGGATGGAGCAACTTTTCCCAGAATTTTTTGGAAGCTTTAGAG CTTCTTTGAAGATTGGCAAACATAGGTTGCAGTTACATTCATTGTCCCAATTACTGCAG gTTAACTTTATCAAGCGTTTCCTAGGACGTGGATTTGTACCTCACATGGTG GAAAATGAATTTCTGCATGATGTTTTCAACTTCAcaccaagaaaacaagaatcaGGGGTGGAACTCTATAGTTCTGAGAGAGAAGAG gcGGTTGTCCATCTTTTTGTGCCTGAAACCAGACAAAGAGATGGCGAAGATGACTTTGGG CGGGCTCACAGGCCACAGAGATCTGCTTACCGCAAAGCAAAGACTCAACTCTTGAACAAGCAGCGCATGCTAAAAG GGGAAGAACTTCGGCCATATGATGATTGA
- the LOC105172666 gene encoding vacuolar-sorting receptor 3, which translates to MGCSIRLKFANLLGFWVLIFTQAVVGRFVVEKNSLRVTSPESIKGTHDSAIGNFGIPQYGGSMAGIVVYPKDNRKGCKNFDDFGISFKAKAGAMPNFVLVDRGDCFFALKVWNAQNAGAAAVLVADDLDEPLITMDSPEEDAASAKYIVNITIPSALVDKNFGEKLKQAISGGDMVNVNLDWREAVPHPDDRVEYELWSNSNDECGVKCDMLMEFVKDFKGAAQVLEKGGYTQFTPHYITWYCPQAFTISKQCKSQCINHGRYCAPDPEQDFSTGYEGKDVVLENLRQLCVFRVANETKKPWIWWDYVTDFQIRCPMKEKKYNKECAEGVIRSLGLDLKKIEKCMGDPDADSDNPVLKEEQDAQIGKGSRGDVTILPTLVVNNRQYRGKLEKGAVLKALCAGFEETTEPSVCLTGDVETNECLENNGGCWQDTTANITACKDTFRGRVCECPVVNGVQFKGDGYSSCVASGPGRCKISHGGCWHENRNGITFSACVDNEEGKCTCPPGFRGDGVKSCVDIDECKEKKACQCPECSCKNTWGSYECACSGDLLYIREHDTCISKTTAEVKSAWTAVWIILIGLAMAAGGAYLVYKYRLRSYMDSEIRAIMAQYMPLDSQNEVPNHVHEDRA; encoded by the exons ATGGGGTGCTCTATAAGGTTAAAATTTGCGAATTTGTTGGGGTTTTGGGTGCTGATTTTCACACAAGCGGTTGTGGGTCGGTTCGTGGTGGAGAAGAACAGCTTGAGGGTGACGTCACCAGAGAGCATTAAGGGGACTCACGACAGCGCCATTGGCAACTTTGGGATTCCACAGTATGGGGGAAGTATGGCTGGAATCGTGGTGTATCCCAAGGATAATAGGAAAGGGTGcaaaaattttgatgattttggGATTTCTTTCAAGGCTAAAGCTGGGGCTATGCCGAACTTTGTGCTTGTTGATCGTGGAG ATTGCTTTTTTGCTTTAAAGGTGTGGAATGCCCAAAATGCCGGTGCTGCTGCAGTTCTAGTGGCTGACGACCTTGATGAACCATTAATCACAATGGACTCACCTGAAGAGGATGCAGCGTCTGCCAAATATATTGTGAACATAACAATACCATCTGCATTGGTTGATAAAAATTTCGgtgaaaaattaaagcaagCAATCAGTGGAGGGGATATGGTGAATGTGAATCTTGACTGGAGAGAAGCTGTTCCTCACCCAGATGATCGAGTTGAATATGAACTGTGGAGTAACAGCAATGATGAGTGTGGGGTTAAGTGTGACATGCTGATGGAGTTTGTGAAGGATTTTAAGGGTGCAGCCCAGGTTCTTGAAAAGGGTGGTTATACTCAATTTACCCCTCATTATATTACTTGGTATTGCCCTCAGGCATTCACCATAAGCAAACAATGCAAATCTCAATGCATCAACCATGGAAGATATTGTGCTCCAGACCCTGAACAAGATTTCAGCACTGGTTATGAAGGAAAGGATGTGGTTCTTGAGAACTTGAGACAACTATGTGTGTTCAGAGTGGCCAATGAGACCAAAAAACCATGGATCTGGTGGGACTATGTCACTGATTTCCAAATCAGATGCCCCATGAAGGAGAAGAAATACAACAAGGAATGTGCTGAAGGTGTCATCAGATCTTTAG GGCTTGatctgaaaaaaattgaaaaatgcatgggtgacCCTGATGCTGATTCGGACAATCCTGTTCTGAAGGAAGAGCAGGATGCTCAA ATTGGAAAAGGATCACGTGGTGATGTGACGATACTTCCTACCCTAGTCGTGAATAACCGACAATATCGAG GGAAATTGGAAAAAGGTGCTGTTTTGAAGGCATTATGTGCTGGTTTTGAGGAAACCACCGAGCCATCTGTTTGCTTAACTGGTG ATGTAGAAACCAATGAGTGCTTGGAGAACAATGGTGGCTGTTGGCAAGACACAACCGCTAATATTACAGCTTGCAAG GACACATTTAGAGGAAGAGTGTGTGAATGCCCTGTAGTCAACGGTGTGCAGTTTAAGGGAGATGGCTATAGCTCTTGTGTTG CAAGTGGACCTGGGCGATGCAAAATCAGTCATGGAGGCTGTTGGCACGAAAACAGAAATGGAATCACTTTCTCTGCTTGCGTG GATAATGAAGAGGGAAAGTGTACATGCCCCCCAGGCTTTAGAGGTGATGGTGTCAAGAGTTGTGTAG ATATCGATGAATGCAAGGAGAAGAAAGCCTGCCAATGCCCTGAATGCAGCTGCAAGAATACATGGGGCAGTTATGAGTGCGCTTGTAGCGGGGACTTGTTGTATATCAGGGAGCACGACACCTGCATAA GTAAAACAACAGCCGAGGTCAAGTCTGCGTGGACTGCAGTTTGGATTATTTTGATTGGATTAGCTATGGCTGCTGGCGGAGCGTATCTTGTGTACAAATATCGGTTGAGG TCGTACATGGACTCAGAGATACGGGCTATAATGGCACAATACATGCCTCTAGACAGCCAAAACGAAGTCCCAAATCATGTACATGAAGATCGTGCCTGA
- the LOC105172664 gene encoding uncharacterized protein LOC105172664 isoform X1: MDKFLDDLFAKRGSVREGALSSIVDGLNLNYLHQFAGKNFATLLYRCLNSFKKGSSKEIVLASRALGLLSITVGCGDNAHELYKESLPLISQALRSRTESLLLSVIDCLAIATFVGANDFEETEAAMQIIWHFINLKPGDNVVVSKQPASVLSAAISTWSLLLTTVNGWNLNHNYWRGAIPYFLNLLEVDDQSVCMVAGQAIALICEMGFLEKFAGNLTTDEISLNEKGKNIKDQDYSIQELQEIVSNHAKRVLRQNSLQSAATKTVNGWSNFSQNFLEALEDGRFHEASLKIGKHRLQLHSLSQLLQVNFIKRFLGRGFVPHMVENEFLHDVFNFTPRKQESGVELYSSEREEAVVHLFVPETRQRDGEDDFGRAHRPQRSAYRKAKTQLLNKQRMLKGEELRPYDD, from the exons ATGGATAAGTTTTTGGATGATTTATTCGCCAAAAG GGGTTCTGTAAGAGAGGGAGCATTATCTTCGATTGTTGATGGCCTCAATTTGAACTATCTCCACCAGTTTGCTGGGAAAAA TTTTGCGACTTTACTATACCGATGTCTAAATTCTTTCAAGAAGGGATCTTCCAAGGAGATTGTTTTAGCTTCTCGTGCCCTTG GTCTCTTGTCAATCACTGTAGGTTGTGGGGATAATGCTCATGAACTTTACAAGGAGTCACTTCCACTTATATCACAAGCTCTGAGATCTAGGACTGAATCATTATTGTTATCT GTGATCGACTGTTTAGCTATTGCCACTTTCGTTGGTGCAAATGATTTCGAGGAGACAGAAGCTGCGATGCAGATAATATGGcactttattaatttgaaaccAGGTGATAAT GTTGTAGTCAGTAAACAGCCAGCTTCTGTTCTGTCTGCTGCTATCTCTACGTGGTCACTTCTTCTCACAACTGTCAATGGCTGGAACCTTAATCACAATTACTGGCGGGG AGCAATTCCCTACTTTCTGAATCTACTAGAAGTGGATGATCAATCTGTTTGCATGGTGGCTGGTCAGGCTATTGCTTTAATATGTGAAATGGGATTTCTCGAGAAATTTGCTGGTAATCTCACGACTGATGAAATTAGTTTGAacgaaaagggaaaaaacatTAAGGACCAGGATTACTCTATACAAGAATTACAAGAAATTGTGAGCAATCATGCCAAGAGAGTTTTGAGACAAAATTCACTTCAGAGTGCAGCTACAAAAACTGTGAATGGATGGAGCAACTTTTCCCAGAATTTTTTGGAAGCTTTAGAG GATGGTCGTTTTCATGAAGCTTCTTTGAAGATTGGCAAACATAGGTTGCAGTTACATTCATTGTCCCAATTACTGCAG gTTAACTTTATCAAGCGTTTCCTAGGACGTGGATTTGTACCTCACATGGTG GAAAATGAATTTCTGCATGATGTTTTCAACTTCAcaccaagaaaacaagaatcaGGGGTGGAACTCTATAGTTCTGAGAGAGAAGAG gcGGTTGTCCATCTTTTTGTGCCTGAAACCAGACAAAGAGATGGCGAAGATGACTTTGGG CGGGCTCACAGGCCACAGAGATCTGCTTACCGCAAAGCAAAGACTCAACTCTTGAACAAGCAGCGCATGCTAAAAG GGGAAGAACTTCGGCCATATGATGATTGA
- the LOC105172667 gene encoding transcription factor bHLH84, giving the protein METVGTISEGEWNSSFNGMSSEEADFMAQLLGNCSLPSEVPNGAASNFAVSSTFWPARESNLNMTSVSENAAMYSSDETNITNMYSFAQGSSYSGGSSVIFPSSSHESYYPSGSHQFFLTNNNIMTMDYFNNSSRVPFTDNVMERNHFLNQDVSNDSMESDEKLPEDVLQGKNFQPLKEDKTSSPPEISKKRPGIPGGFQRSKRSMKLKKCVKVDDENDEDNNNNNTSLMLHRQSSSSCCSEDESNASQELNGVASSSSSQVSGALNLSGKTRASRGSATDPQSLYARKRRERINERLRILQNLVPNGTKVDISTMLEEAVQYVKFLQLQIKLLSSDDMWMYAPIAYNGMDIGLDLKIPTPKSQP; this is encoded by the exons ATGGAAACTGTAGGAACAATTTCTGAAGGGGAATGGAACTCCTCCTTCAATGGGATGTCTTCTGAGGAGGCTGATTTCATGGCGCAATTGCTTGGTAACTGTTCACTTCCAAGTGAGGTGCCAAATGGTGCTGCTTCTAATTTTGCTGTCTCTTCTACTTTTTGGCCTGCTCGTGAATCAAATCTGAACATGACCAGCGTCAGTGAGAATGCTGCAATGTACTCATCGGACGAAACTAACATTACTAATATGTATTCTTTTGCACAAGGGAGTAGTTATAGTGGAGGGAGTAGCGTTATTTTCCCCTCTTCAAGCCATGAAAGCTACTATCCTAGCGGCTCtcatcaattttttctgaCTAATAACAATATCATGACAATGGATTACTTTAACAATAGCTCCCGAGTTCCTTTTACTGACAATGTAATGGAAAGGAACCACTTCCTAAACCAGGATGTCAGCAATGACAGTATGGAGTCGGACGAGAAACTGCCTGAAGACGTTCTTCAAGGGAAGAATTTTCAGCCATTGAAGGAAGATAAAACCAGCAGCCCTCCGGAGATATCCAAGAAAAGACCTGGAATCCCTGGAGGA TTCCAGAGGAGCAAAAGAAGCATGAAACTCAAGAAATGTGTCAAAGTTGATGACGAGAACGAcgaagataataataataataataccagTTTGATGCTTCATAGGCAGAGCTCAAGCAGCTGCTGCTCGGAAGATGAGTCCAACGCTTCACAAGAACTGAATGGAGTGGCCTCAAGCTCCAGCTCGCAGGTCAGCGGGGCTCTCAACTTAAGCGGAAAAACACGAGCCAGCAGGGGATCAGCTACCGATCCTCAGAGCCTCTACGCTAGG AAAAGAAGAGAACGAATAAACGAACGGCTAAGAATCTTGCAGAACCTCGTTCCTAATGGAACCAAG GTTGACATAAGCACAATGCTTGAAGAGGCTGTCCAATATGTAAAGTTCTTGCAGCTTCAGATTAAG CTTTTGAGCTCTGATGATATGTGGATGTATGCTCCTATTGCTTACAATGGGATGGACATAGGGCTTGATTTAAAGATTCCCACTCCGAAATCACAGCcctga
- the LOC105172664 gene encoding uncharacterized protein LOC105172664 isoform X4 yields the protein MDKFLDDLFAKRGSVREGALSSIVDGLNLNYLHQFAGKNFATLLYRCLNSFKKGSSKEIVLASRALGLLSITVGCGDNAHELYKESLPLISQALRSRTESLLLSVIDCLAIATFVGANDFEETEAAMQIIWHFINLKPGDNVVVSKQPASVLSAAISTWSLLLTTVNGWNLNHNYWRGAIPYFLNLLEVDDQSVCMVAGQAIALICEMGFLEKFAGNLTTDEISLNEKGKNIKDQDYSIQELQEIVSNHAKRVLRQNSLQSAATKTVNGWSNFSQNFLEALEDGRFHEASLKIGKHRLQLHSLSQLLQVNFIKRFLGRGFVPHMVAVVHLFVPETRQRDGEDDFGAHRPQRSAYRKAKTQLLNKQRMLKGEELRPYDD from the exons ATGGATAAGTTTTTGGATGATTTATTCGCCAAAAG GGGTTCTGTAAGAGAGGGAGCATTATCTTCGATTGTTGATGGCCTCAATTTGAACTATCTCCACCAGTTTGCTGGGAAAAA TTTTGCGACTTTACTATACCGATGTCTAAATTCTTTCAAGAAGGGATCTTCCAAGGAGATTGTTTTAGCTTCTCGTGCCCTTG GTCTCTTGTCAATCACTGTAGGTTGTGGGGATAATGCTCATGAACTTTACAAGGAGTCACTTCCACTTATATCACAAGCTCTGAGATCTAGGACTGAATCATTATTGTTATCT GTGATCGACTGTTTAGCTATTGCCACTTTCGTTGGTGCAAATGATTTCGAGGAGACAGAAGCTGCGATGCAGATAATATGGcactttattaatttgaaaccAGGTGATAAT GTTGTAGTCAGTAAACAGCCAGCTTCTGTTCTGTCTGCTGCTATCTCTACGTGGTCACTTCTTCTCACAACTGTCAATGGCTGGAACCTTAATCACAATTACTGGCGGGG AGCAATTCCCTACTTTCTGAATCTACTAGAAGTGGATGATCAATCTGTTTGCATGGTGGCTGGTCAGGCTATTGCTTTAATATGTGAAATGGGATTTCTCGAGAAATTTGCTGGTAATCTCACGACTGATGAAATTAGTTTGAacgaaaagggaaaaaacatTAAGGACCAGGATTACTCTATACAAGAATTACAAGAAATTGTGAGCAATCATGCCAAGAGAGTTTTGAGACAAAATTCACTTCAGAGTGCAGCTACAAAAACTGTGAATGGATGGAGCAACTTTTCCCAGAATTTTTTGGAAGCTTTAGAG GATGGTCGTTTTCATGAAGCTTCTTTGAAGATTGGCAAACATAGGTTGCAGTTACATTCATTGTCCCAATTACTGCAG gTTAACTTTATCAAGCGTTTCCTAGGACGTGGATTTGTACCTCACATGGTG gcGGTTGTCCATCTTTTTGTGCCTGAAACCAGACAAAGAGATGGCGAAGATGACTTTGGG GCTCACAGGCCACAGAGATCTGCTTACCGCAAAGCAAAGACTCAACTCTTGAACAAGCAGCGCATGCTAAAAG GGGAAGAACTTCGGCCATATGATGATTGA
- the LOC105172664 gene encoding uncharacterized protein LOC105172664 isoform X3: MDKFLDDLFAKRGSVREGALSSIVDGLNLNYLHQFAGKNFATLLYRCLNSFKKGSSKEIVLASRALGLLSITVGCGDNAHELYKESLPLISQALRSRTESLLLSVIDCLAIATFVGANDFEETEAAMQIIWHFINLKPGDNVVVSKQPASVLSAAISTWSLLLTTVNGWNLNHNYWRGAIPYFLNLLEVDDQSVCMVAGQAIALICEMGFLEKFAGNLTTDEISLNEKGKNIKDQDYSIQELQEIVSNHAKRVLRQNSLQSAATKTVNGWSNFSQNFLEALEDGRFHEASLKIGKHRLQLHSLSQLLQVNFIKRFLGRGFVPHMVAVVHLFVPETRQRDGEDDFGRAHRPQRSAYRKAKTQLLNKQRMLKGEELRPYDD, from the exons ATGGATAAGTTTTTGGATGATTTATTCGCCAAAAG GGGTTCTGTAAGAGAGGGAGCATTATCTTCGATTGTTGATGGCCTCAATTTGAACTATCTCCACCAGTTTGCTGGGAAAAA TTTTGCGACTTTACTATACCGATGTCTAAATTCTTTCAAGAAGGGATCTTCCAAGGAGATTGTTTTAGCTTCTCGTGCCCTTG GTCTCTTGTCAATCACTGTAGGTTGTGGGGATAATGCTCATGAACTTTACAAGGAGTCACTTCCACTTATATCACAAGCTCTGAGATCTAGGACTGAATCATTATTGTTATCT GTGATCGACTGTTTAGCTATTGCCACTTTCGTTGGTGCAAATGATTTCGAGGAGACAGAAGCTGCGATGCAGATAATATGGcactttattaatttgaaaccAGGTGATAAT GTTGTAGTCAGTAAACAGCCAGCTTCTGTTCTGTCTGCTGCTATCTCTACGTGGTCACTTCTTCTCACAACTGTCAATGGCTGGAACCTTAATCACAATTACTGGCGGGG AGCAATTCCCTACTTTCTGAATCTACTAGAAGTGGATGATCAATCTGTTTGCATGGTGGCTGGTCAGGCTATTGCTTTAATATGTGAAATGGGATTTCTCGAGAAATTTGCTGGTAATCTCACGACTGATGAAATTAGTTTGAacgaaaagggaaaaaacatTAAGGACCAGGATTACTCTATACAAGAATTACAAGAAATTGTGAGCAATCATGCCAAGAGAGTTTTGAGACAAAATTCACTTCAGAGTGCAGCTACAAAAACTGTGAATGGATGGAGCAACTTTTCCCAGAATTTTTTGGAAGCTTTAGAG GATGGTCGTTTTCATGAAGCTTCTTTGAAGATTGGCAAACATAGGTTGCAGTTACATTCATTGTCCCAATTACTGCAG gTTAACTTTATCAAGCGTTTCCTAGGACGTGGATTTGTACCTCACATGGTG gcGGTTGTCCATCTTTTTGTGCCTGAAACCAGACAAAGAGATGGCGAAGATGACTTTGGG CGGGCTCACAGGCCACAGAGATCTGCTTACCGCAAAGCAAAGACTCAACTCTTGAACAAGCAGCGCATGCTAAAAG GGGAAGAACTTCGGCCATATGATGATTGA
- the LOC105172664 gene encoding uncharacterized protein LOC105172664 isoform X2: protein MDKFLDDLFAKRGSVREGALSSIVDGLNLNYLHQFAGKNFATLLYRCLNSFKKGSSKEIVLASRALGLLSITVGCGDNAHELYKESLPLISQALRSRTESLLLSVIDCLAIATFVGANDFEETEAAMQIIWHFINLKPGDNVVVSKQPASVLSAAISTWSLLLTTVNGWNLNHNYWRGAIPYFLNLLEVDDQSVCMVAGQAIALICEMGFLEKFAGNLTTDEISLNEKGKNIKDQDYSIQELQEIVSNHAKRVLRQNSLQSAATKTVNGWSNFSQNFLEALEDGRFHEASLKIGKHRLQLHSLSQLLQVNFIKRFLGRGFVPHMVENEFLHDVFNFTPRKQESGVELYSSEREEAVVHLFVPETRQRDGEDDFGAHRPQRSAYRKAKTQLLNKQRMLKGEELRPYDD, encoded by the exons ATGGATAAGTTTTTGGATGATTTATTCGCCAAAAG GGGTTCTGTAAGAGAGGGAGCATTATCTTCGATTGTTGATGGCCTCAATTTGAACTATCTCCACCAGTTTGCTGGGAAAAA TTTTGCGACTTTACTATACCGATGTCTAAATTCTTTCAAGAAGGGATCTTCCAAGGAGATTGTTTTAGCTTCTCGTGCCCTTG GTCTCTTGTCAATCACTGTAGGTTGTGGGGATAATGCTCATGAACTTTACAAGGAGTCACTTCCACTTATATCACAAGCTCTGAGATCTAGGACTGAATCATTATTGTTATCT GTGATCGACTGTTTAGCTATTGCCACTTTCGTTGGTGCAAATGATTTCGAGGAGACAGAAGCTGCGATGCAGATAATATGGcactttattaatttgaaaccAGGTGATAAT GTTGTAGTCAGTAAACAGCCAGCTTCTGTTCTGTCTGCTGCTATCTCTACGTGGTCACTTCTTCTCACAACTGTCAATGGCTGGAACCTTAATCACAATTACTGGCGGGG AGCAATTCCCTACTTTCTGAATCTACTAGAAGTGGATGATCAATCTGTTTGCATGGTGGCTGGTCAGGCTATTGCTTTAATATGTGAAATGGGATTTCTCGAGAAATTTGCTGGTAATCTCACGACTGATGAAATTAGTTTGAacgaaaagggaaaaaacatTAAGGACCAGGATTACTCTATACAAGAATTACAAGAAATTGTGAGCAATCATGCCAAGAGAGTTTTGAGACAAAATTCACTTCAGAGTGCAGCTACAAAAACTGTGAATGGATGGAGCAACTTTTCCCAGAATTTTTTGGAAGCTTTAGAG GATGGTCGTTTTCATGAAGCTTCTTTGAAGATTGGCAAACATAGGTTGCAGTTACATTCATTGTCCCAATTACTGCAG gTTAACTTTATCAAGCGTTTCCTAGGACGTGGATTTGTACCTCACATGGTG GAAAATGAATTTCTGCATGATGTTTTCAACTTCAcaccaagaaaacaagaatcaGGGGTGGAACTCTATAGTTCTGAGAGAGAAGAG gcGGTTGTCCATCTTTTTGTGCCTGAAACCAGACAAAGAGATGGCGAAGATGACTTTGGG GCTCACAGGCCACAGAGATCTGCTTACCGCAAAGCAAAGACTCAACTCTTGAACAAGCAGCGCATGCTAAAAG GGGAAGAACTTCGGCCATATGATGATTGA